Proteins encoded within one genomic window of Amycolatopsis nigrescens CSC17Ta-90:
- a CDS encoding S1C family serine protease encodes MTDNEFRQGPAGGPQPHQQQPHPQYAQPPYSMAGNPLFRPVPPNPPPRKGKRVALMVSAAAVAAALVGGVTGAAIVGSGDGGTGSIGTGTAATGQLTSNSVSDVSGVAAQVLPSVVQVNVQTARGTAIGSGVILSQDGKILTNAHVVEGASGDVTVTLSDGKKYQASVLGADPTADIAVLQAKNASGLTAAKLGDSSALKVGQEVVAIGSPGGLQNTVTSGIVSATNRQLSDLGQQRPQANQIGDSQDQPSYTAIQTDAAINQGNSGGALVNSAGEVVGINTSIYSPSGGSIGIGFAIPINDAKTIVAKIGG; translated from the coding sequence ATGACCGACAACGAGTTCCGGCAGGGCCCCGCCGGTGGGCCGCAGCCGCACCAGCAGCAGCCGCATCCGCAGTACGCCCAGCCGCCCTACTCGATGGCCGGGAACCCGCTCTTCCGGCCGGTACCGCCGAACCCGCCACCGCGCAAGGGCAAGCGGGTGGCCCTGATGGTCAGCGCGGCCGCCGTGGCCGCGGCGCTGGTCGGCGGGGTGACCGGGGCGGCCATCGTGGGTTCCGGTGACGGCGGGACCGGCTCGATCGGGACCGGCACCGCCGCCACCGGGCAGCTCACCTCGAACTCCGTCTCCGACGTCAGCGGGGTCGCCGCGCAGGTGCTGCCGAGCGTGGTGCAGGTCAACGTGCAGACCGCGCGCGGCACGGCGATCGGCTCGGGGGTGATCCTCAGCCAGGACGGGAAGATCCTGACCAACGCGCATGTGGTGGAGGGCGCCTCCGGTGACGTCACCGTCACGCTGTCCGACGGCAAGAAGTACCAGGCGAGCGTGCTCGGCGCGGACCCCACCGCGGACATCGCGGTGCTGCAGGCCAAGAACGCGAGCGGGCTGACCGCGGCGAAGCTGGGCGACTCGAGCGCGCTGAAGGTAGGCCAGGAAGTGGTCGCGATCGGCTCGCCCGGCGGCCTGCAGAACACGGTGACCTCGGGCATCGTCAGCGCGACGAACCGGCAGCTCTCCGACCTCGGGCAGCAGCGCCCGCAGGCGAACCAGATCGGCGACTCCCAGGACCAGCCCAGCTACACCGCGATCCAGACCGACGCGGCGATCAACCAGGGCAACTCCGGCGGCGCGCTGGTGAACTCGGCCGGCGAGGTGGTCGGGATCAACACTTCGATCTACAGCCCGTCGGGGGGCAGCATCGGGATCGGCTTCGCCATTCCGATCAACGACGCGAAGACGATCGTGGCGAAGATCGGGGGCTGA
- a CDS encoding M20 family metallopeptidase → MTKPEHRTPVPPDDSYLRALTESTAEAVAAAEPIGSPHQGAPEDIRRQVETAVRARAADLVALSQDLHAHPEEGFAEHRSVRALADLLKAHGHEATIGAGGLDTALVASTGGSGPHIAVLAEYDALPGIGHGCGHNVICTTAAGGFLGAAAVAERLGGRVSLIGTPAEEGGGGKETMARAGVFDDVDAVIMLHPFSHDIAMHPFLGRRQLEMVFHGISAHASAQPFMGRNALDAAVAAYQGVAALRQHLPSGDRVHGVFTDGGARPNVVPERAALLFYLRSAHPDTLRDLAARLTRVAHGAAELTGCGVELNWDSLPAYLPIRFNTALAGRWAVNQEPCGRKPLPPGIVPDFLTGSTDLGNLSYRMPAMHPMLAVSAETVALHTKEFAAAAGSPAGDRAVVDGALGLALTAADYLGDEELRKAVHEEFEASGGALDVPSFFD, encoded by the coding sequence ATGACCAAGCCCGAACACCGCACGCCGGTCCCACCCGACGACAGCTACCTGCGTGCGCTGACCGAATCCACCGCCGAGGCCGTCGCGGCCGCCGAACCGATCGGCTCCCCGCATCAGGGGGCGCCGGAAGACATCCGGCGCCAGGTCGAGACGGCGGTCCGCGCACGCGCCGCGGACCTGGTGGCACTGAGCCAGGACCTGCACGCCCACCCCGAGGAGGGCTTCGCCGAGCATCGCTCGGTACGCGCGCTCGCGGATCTGCTGAAGGCGCACGGGCACGAAGCCACGATCGGCGCCGGCGGCCTGGACACCGCGCTGGTCGCCAGTACCGGCGGCAGCGGTCCGCACATCGCGGTGCTCGCGGAGTACGACGCGCTGCCCGGGATCGGGCACGGCTGCGGGCACAACGTCATCTGCACCACGGCCGCGGGCGGTTTCCTCGGCGCGGCCGCGGTGGCCGAGCGGCTCGGCGGCCGGGTCTCCCTGATCGGCACCCCGGCCGAGGAAGGCGGTGGCGGCAAGGAAACCATGGCCAGGGCCGGGGTTTTCGACGACGTGGACGCGGTGATCATGCTGCACCCGTTCAGCCACGACATCGCGATGCACCCGTTCCTTGGCCGCCGCCAGCTGGAGATGGTCTTCCACGGCATCTCCGCGCACGCGTCCGCGCAGCCGTTCATGGGCCGCAACGCACTGGACGCGGCCGTCGCCGCGTACCAGGGCGTGGCCGCGCTGCGCCAGCACCTGCCGTCGGGCGACCGGGTGCACGGCGTCTTCACCGACGGCGGGGCGCGGCCGAACGTGGTGCCCGAGCGCGCGGCCCTGCTGTTCTACCTGCGTTCGGCGCATCCGGACACGCTGCGCGACCTGGCCGCGCGGCTGACCAGGGTGGCGCACGGCGCGGCCGAACTGACCGGCTGCGGGGTCGAACTCAACTGGGACAGCCTGCCCGCGTACCTGCCGATCCGGTTCAACACCGCGCTGGCCGGACGCTGGGCGGTCAACCAGGAGCCCTGCGGCCGCAAGCCGTTGCCGCCCGGCATCGTGCCGGACTTCCTCACCGGGTCCACGGACCTGGGGAACCTGTCCTACCGGATGCCCGCTATGCACCCGATGCTGGCCGTCTCCGCGGAGACGGTCGCCTTGCACACCAAGGAGTTCGCGGCCGCGGCCGGGTCACCGGCTGGTGACCGCGCGGTGGTCGACGGTGCGCTCGGGCTGGCGCTGACCGCGGCCGACTACCTCGGTGACGAGGAGCTGCGCAAGGCCGTGCACGAGGAGTTCGAAGCCTCCGGCGGAGCGCTGGACGTGCCGTCCTTCTTCGACTGA
- a CDS encoding ribosomal RNA small subunit methyltransferase A — protein MPASGPSRRDPRTPKNPKPNSSGAHFLAAPRIIEDLIRHCAIDEQDLVLDLGAGFGAITAPLARTGAKVLAVERDPEFARRLRRRLDDRPNVRVVTADLRTVSLPRNDFLVVSSIPYAVSSALLRRLLSPRSTPLRRAELVVEWGFAKRLTTAVPRSPELAWWAARFQLSLRKRVPAACFSPPPKVDSAHLAVRRNTGLSGRAEHALWFLLDAAYRARTAPVRTAVATALAGRNPRRALAGAGIDPAAEAGAVRPAQWAALAGRLAEDPALHWPRLPPELSGHGVTMRR, from the coding sequence ATGCCCGCTTCCGGGCCATCCCGACGCGACCCGCGTACCCCGAAAAACCCGAAACCCAACTCCTCCGGCGCACATTTCCTTGCCGCACCAAGAATAATCGAGGACCTGATCCGGCACTGCGCGATCGATGAGCAGGACCTCGTGCTCGATCTCGGAGCCGGCTTCGGGGCGATCACCGCCCCGCTGGCCAGAACCGGAGCGAAGGTGCTCGCGGTGGAACGCGACCCCGAGTTCGCGCGCAGACTGCGCCGCCGCCTCGACGACCGGCCCAACGTACGGGTGGTGACCGCGGACCTCCGGACGGTTTCCTTGCCCCGCAACGATTTCCTCGTGGTTTCCAGTATTCCCTACGCGGTGTCGAGCGCACTGCTCCGGCGGCTGCTCAGCCCGCGGTCCACCCCGCTGCGCCGGGCCGAGCTGGTGGTGGAGTGGGGGTTCGCCAAACGGCTGACCACCGCGGTGCCGAGAAGCCCGGAGCTCGCATGGTGGGCGGCCAGGTTCCAGCTGAGCCTGCGAAAACGGGTACCGGCCGCCTGTTTCTCCCCACCGCCCAAAGTGGACTCCGCACACCTGGCCGTCCGGCGGAATACCGGCCTGTCCGGACGCGCCGAGCACGCGCTGTGGTTCCTGCTCGACGCGGCCTACCGGGCCAGGACCGCCCCGGTGCGGACCGCCGTCGCAACCGCGCTGGCCGGACGGAACCCGCGCCGGGCCCTGGCCGGAGCCGGGATCGACCCGGCGGCCGAGGCCGGCGCGGTACGCCCGGCCCAGTGGGCCGCGCTGGCCGGACGGCTGGCCGAGGATCCCGCCCTGCACTGGCCACGTTTACCGCCGGAACTGTCCGGGCACGGGGTTACGATGCGGCGATGA